The following coding sequences are from one Fibrobacter sp. UWH6 window:
- a CDS encoding TolC family protein: MNKSLFIALSSCAVAFATPISLADAIAMAKSCNSQIKAEKAKVEMAESGQTEARSRFLPQLTLTASVTKINDPITIDLSSLQGPLADIAGTAAYSKAYISTYSAAYEKKYGELYDGAVKQMMAAGLTETQAKAQAKTIIDEKAGDIWSGVVSSRDAHNAAVQQAETYQKATSDQIKESRDFEMKVQDDVFFNARLTAIWPLFTGFKRTAAYDAAKENVTAKKAAFDMAQNTVLMDVATKYFTLRLAEELTIMREDTKKNLEEHLERSKKLEEGGQISKAERLRAEVALAEAQNAVEDSYRDQTLARMALASLLHTDTSLTATTPVLAPENIHSMEEFKALALDKHPGLRQLRTERKRSQDAVSAAQGDYYPMIALFAYKELYTKDLTILEPEWAVGAKLQWDLFKGGETRSKVANAKALDRSLASMEEQTMDNIKLLVEKRWREMEHAKSRLESLKKTRELAEEAHRSQTLAYEAGLATGLDVVDAELSLSRLQVADLKAHYDAVIAWLGLLEASGEVGNAGEMMANVQAPVEPAKVSEPVAAPAQPVLPVVQPAAQTAAPVAEPSVPAAEPAAETAAPVAPAAEPAAETAAPVPPSAEPAAESSAQ; encoded by the coding sequence ATGAATAAGAGCTTGTTTATTGCATTGTCGTCTTGCGCCGTTGCCTTTGCAACGCCTATTTCTCTTGCTGATGCCATTGCCATGGCAAAATCCTGTAACTCCCAGATCAAGGCCGAAAAGGCCAAGGTGGAAATGGCCGAAAGTGGTCAGACCGAGGCTCGTTCCCGCTTCTTGCCCCAGTTGACTTTGACCGCCAGCGTTACCAAGATTAACGATCCCATTACCATTGACTTGAGTTCCTTGCAGGGACCCTTGGCCGATATCGCAGGGACTGCCGCTTATTCCAAGGCTTATATTTCTACATACAGTGCCGCCTACGAAAAGAAATATGGGGAACTGTATGATGGGGCTGTCAAACAGATGATGGCTGCCGGTTTGACGGAGACTCAGGCCAAGGCTCAAGCTAAGACCATTATTGATGAAAAGGCTGGAGATATTTGGAGTGGCGTGGTTTCTAGCAGGGATGCTCACAACGCCGCCGTTCAGCAGGCCGAAACTTACCAGAAGGCCACTTCCGACCAGATCAAGGAATCCAGGGATTTCGAGATGAAGGTTCAGGACGACGTTTTCTTTAACGCTCGTCTGACTGCCATTTGGCCCTTGTTTACCGGTTTCAAGCGCACCGCCGCCTACGACGCCGCCAAGGAAAATGTGACCGCCAAGAAGGCTGCCTTCGACATGGCTCAGAATACGGTCCTGATGGACGTGGCTACGAAGTATTTCACCTTGCGTCTGGCCGAAGAATTGACCATCATGCGAGAGGATACAAAGAAGAATCTGGAAGAACATCTGGAGCGGTCAAAAAAATTGGAAGAGGGCGGCCAGATTAGCAAGGCGGAACGCCTCCGTGCCGAAGTGGCTTTGGCCGAAGCCCAGAATGCTGTTGAAGATTCCTACCGCGATCAGACTCTGGCCCGCATGGCTCTTGCAAGCCTTTTGCATACCGATACCAGCCTGACTGCAACAACTCCGGTTCTTGCTCCCGAGAATATCCATTCCATGGAAGAGTTCAAGGCTTTGGCTTTGGATAAGCATCCCGGTCTCCGTCAGCTGCGTACCGAACGTAAGCGCTCACAGGATGCGGTTAGCGCTGCCCAGGGTGATTATTACCCTATGATCGCCTTGTTCGCCTACAAGGAACTTTATACCAAGGATTTGACCATTCTGGAGCCGGAATGGGCTGTAGGCGCCAAGCTCCAGTGGGATTTGTTCAAGGGTGGCGAAACCCGTTCCAAGGTGGCAAACGCCAAGGCTCTGGATCGCTCCCTGGCCAGCATGGAAGAACAGACCATGGATAATATCAAGCTGCTGGTAGAAAAGCGCTGGCGTGAAATGGAACATGCCAAGAGCCGCCTGGAAAGCTTGAAGAAGACCCGCGAACTTGCAGAAGAAGCTCATCGTAGCCAGACCTTGGCTTACGAGGCTGGCCTTGCTACGGGCCTCGATGTGGTGGATGCAGAACTTTCACTTTCCCGTTTGCAGGTGGCCGATTTGAAGGCTCATTACGATGCCGTGATTGCATGGCTTGGCTTGCTGGAAGCCAGTGGTGAAGTGGGTAACGCCGGAGAGATGATGGCTAACGTTCAGGCTCCTGTTGAACCGGCCAAGGTTTCTGAACCTGTGGCAGCCCCGGCTCAGCCTGTATTGCCTGTAGTTCAGCCCGCCGCTCAGACTGCGGCTCCGGTTGCTGAACCCTCTGTTCCGGCTGCAGAACCTGCTGCAGAAACCGCTGCACCTGTAGCCCCGGCTGCAGAACCTGCTGCAGAAACCGCTGCACCTGTACCCCCGTCTGCTGAACCTGCTGCAGAATCCTCTGCACAGTAA
- a CDS encoding lamin tail domain-containing protein encodes MDIKKLILTGSCVAAMGMFSACSDDSASAEPESSSSVQMITSVDDNGNEVLVPASSASAPTSAGSDVLVSSSALSDKDEPQMACSEIMYNAPDSSSLEWVEVYIAGGMDMDNMQDFLLHLSGDVSFDFPAEPLKKGEYVVVTNDIDKFKETYPTFTGRVFGNMTGKMVNEGGVVNVKVRGEGDVTCAFSSEPPWPSLADGKGRSLVYTGGIAAQSVSWCASAVDYGVPGVGNDACVDAVNTVRINEVKPYDSDADHSWMELYNSGSEAVDVTGWRVRVKRRNDTLTIKSGVVPAGGYLVLDGVDDFDKELVVAKTGGEIYLDGTVTGQESSIWIPASEGVSGTIDVADGSIAQGPLASATPGEKNAALKLGSVYIDEIHYHPDDKGALPFEYMELVNATDADISLFSTTVNKGWKIEGIGFEFTSSSVIPAHGRILLIPENLEDISIDNWGPELVRTSYGVPADVQIFTYTGKLSNRGETIAVKEPFSKEGVGVDAKFFYTWHDATLYSDAWAGLTSADGMGYSLQRKDLTTMGYGPSAWTAAEPTLGK; translated from the coding sequence ATGGATATCAAGAAACTTATTTTGACCGGTTCCTGCGTGGCTGCCATGGGCATGTTCAGCGCCTGTTCCGATGATAGTGCTTCCGCTGAACCGGAATCCAGTTCCAGCGTTCAGATGATCACTTCCGTAGACGATAACGGAAACGAAGTCCTGGTGCCTGCATCTTCCGCAAGTGCTCCTACTTCAGCTGGTTCCGATGTCCTGGTGTCTAGCTCCGCATTGAGCGACAAGGATGAACCTCAAATGGCCTGCTCCGAAATCATGTACAACGCTCCGGATAGCTCTTCCCTGGAATGGGTGGAAGTCTATATCGCTGGCGGTATGGACATGGACAACATGCAGGACTTCTTGCTGCACCTGAGCGGCGACGTGTCTTTCGACTTCCCTGCTGAACCCTTGAAGAAGGGTGAGTATGTGGTGGTGACCAACGATATTGACAAGTTCAAGGAAACTTACCCCACCTTTACGGGTCGTGTCTTTGGTAACATGACCGGCAAGATGGTTAACGAAGGTGGCGTGGTGAATGTGAAGGTCCGTGGTGAAGGTGACGTTACCTGCGCCTTCAGCAGCGAACCTCCTTGGCCCAGCCTGGCCGATGGTAAGGGCCGTTCCCTGGTCTATACCGGTGGCATTGCCGCCCAGTCTGTTTCCTGGTGCGCCAGCGCTGTTGACTATGGCGTTCCTGGTGTAGGCAACGATGCCTGTGTCGATGCCGTGAATACGGTTCGCATTAACGAAGTCAAGCCTTATGACAGCGATGCTGATCATTCCTGGATGGAACTTTACAATTCTGGCTCTGAAGCTGTAGATGTGACTGGATGGAGGGTTCGTGTAAAACGTCGCAACGATACCTTGACCATTAAATCTGGCGTGGTGCCTGCTGGCGGTTATCTTGTTCTGGATGGTGTTGACGATTTTGATAAGGAACTTGTGGTTGCAAAGACTGGTGGTGAAATTTATTTAGACGGTACTGTTACCGGTCAGGAATCCAGCATCTGGATTCCCGCAAGTGAAGGTGTCAGCGGTACGATCGATGTTGCTGACGGTTCCATTGCCCAGGGTCCCCTGGCTAGCGCCACTCCGGGTGAAAAGAATGCCGCTCTGAAGCTGGGTTCCGTCTATATTGATGAAATCCATTACCATCCCGATGATAAGGGTGCTTTGCCCTTTGAATATATGGAACTGGTAAATGCTACTGACGCTGACATTTCTCTTTTCAGCACTACGGTGAATAAGGGCTGGAAGATTGAAGGTATCGGTTTCGAATTCACTTCCAGTAGTGTCATTCCTGCCCATGGCAGGATCCTGTTGATTCCTGAAAATTTGGAAGATATCTCTATCGATAACTGGGGTCCGGAACTTGTTCGTACCAGCTATGGAGTCCCTGCAGACGTTCAGATTTTCACCTATACCGGTAAGCTTTCTAACCGCGGTGAAACTATCGCTGTCAAGGAACCCTTCTCCAAGGAAGGTGTTGGTGTCGATGCGAAGTTCTTCTACACTTGGCATGACGCAACCCTCTATTCCGATGCATGGGCTGGTCTTACCAGTGCTGACGGCATGGGTTATAGCTTGCAGCGTAAGGATTTGACCACCATGGGTTATGGCCCCTCTGCTTGGACTGCAGCGGAACCGACCCTGGGTAAGTAG
- a CDS encoding polyphosphate polymerase domain-containing protein, with amino-acid sequence MAEARGFSLLERFELKYHIPVEWADKIGAFIAPYCEEDYYSKITPGGFYWITNLYLDSPTWTFLGWKKKQLLDRFNMRIRTYGEHPAQDGTFHFEVKRKIKSICYKSRATIKGINPGEVWHLKPEEWPCKTDKDRKYLKDFLYKTELHGAHPRLLTQYKRRAWFGLREEYSRVTIDTGMRFREENGFDYTVDPHYMQTTGIPRFFLPGCDAVLELKCPCSQVPYWMIDLIRFLNLKQGGFSKFGNAAAEWQRLYENPRRFKTPYWTKLGQTLEENL; translated from the coding sequence ATGGCAGAAGCCCGCGGTTTTAGCCTTCTCGAACGCTTCGAACTGAAGTACCACATTCCTGTGGAATGGGCCGACAAGATCGGCGCCTTCATTGCTCCCTATTGCGAAGAAGACTATTACTCCAAGATTACGCCCGGTGGATTTTACTGGATTACCAACCTGTACCTGGATTCTCCCACGTGGACTTTCCTGGGTTGGAAGAAGAAACAGTTGCTGGACCGCTTCAACATGCGTATTCGCACTTATGGTGAACACCCTGCTCAGGATGGGACGTTCCACTTTGAGGTAAAGCGCAAGATCAAGAGTATCTGCTATAAGAGTCGCGCCACCATCAAGGGAATCAATCCAGGCGAAGTTTGGCATCTGAAGCCGGAAGAATGGCCCTGCAAGACCGACAAGGATCGTAAGTATCTGAAGGACTTTCTGTATAAGACAGAACTGCATGGCGCTCACCCCCGTCTGTTGACCCAGTACAAGCGTCGCGCCTGGTTCGGCCTTCGCGAGGAATATTCCCGCGTGACCATCGATACCGGCATGCGTTTCCGCGAAGAGAATGGTTTTGACTATACGGTGGACCCCCATTATATGCAGACCACGGGAATTCCCAGGTTCTTCTTGCCGGGCTGTGATGCGGTTCTGGAGTTGAAGTGCCCCTGTTCCCAGGTGCCTTACTGGATGATCGATTTGATTCGGTTCCTGAACCTTAAACAGGGTGGATTCTCCAAGTTTGGAAATGCTGCGGCTGAATGGCAGAGACTTTATGAAAATCCCCGCCGTTTCAAGACCCCTTATTGGACCAAGCTGGGTCAGACCCTAGAAGAAAATTTGTAA
- a CDS encoding HlyD family secretion protein produces the protein MSKIEEILDNFWNTHKTNPGVAHVYKYKLLYAWCLSILVVIVLGMVYQGKATMFQGIAEADETTISVPSATEIVKVHVVPGQAINAGDTIVQLNRPDLTLRINEVTRELDALEGRSNLSTAEIDQKVAEVKATLATRSLTLKAEIRNLETEYKKNKEIASKLKSLKNSNGDSDGNDAMAMQIKSLKNELAVAQANANEQIKLLKSSGRLQKTTGKNEAENLRKELAELQKEQEELIQVAKESWVVGSVNVRDGEKVSSFTPIVTLTHKSPTLVRGYIHEKMYQRMDLGEKVKIRTLGGSGKAIEGKVVGLSSRIVPFPTRMWKLPEMPIYGREVTISIPADNHFLLGEMVTISE, from the coding sequence ATGTCTAAGATTGAAGAAATTCTCGATAACTTCTGGAACACCCACAAGACCAATCCCGGTGTGGCCCACGTCTACAAGTACAAGCTGCTCTATGCCTGGTGCCTGAGCATTCTGGTGGTGATTGTCCTGGGTATGGTTTACCAGGGCAAGGCTACCATGTTCCAGGGTATTGCCGAAGCTGACGAAACTACCATCAGTGTTCCTAGCGCTACCGAAATTGTGAAGGTCCATGTGGTTCCTGGCCAGGCCATCAATGCCGGCGACACCATCGTCCAGCTGAACCGCCCCGACTTGACTTTGCGCATTAACGAAGTGACCCGCGAACTTGACGCCCTGGAAGGCCGCAGCAATCTTTCTACTGCAGAAATCGACCAGAAGGTGGCCGAAGTCAAGGCAACTCTCGCTACCCGCAGCTTGACCCTGAAGGCCGAAATCCGTAACCTTGAAACTGAATACAAGAAGAACAAGGAAATCGCCTCTAAGCTGAAGAGCCTCAAGAATTCTAACGGCGACAGCGATGGCAACGACGCCATGGCCATGCAGATCAAGAGCCTGAAGAACGAACTGGCAGTGGCCCAGGCCAACGCCAACGAACAGATCAAGTTGCTCAAGAGCAGCGGCCGCCTCCAGAAGACTACCGGTAAGAATGAAGCCGAAAACCTCCGCAAGGAACTGGCTGAACTCCAGAAGGAACAGGAAGAACTGATCCAGGTCGCCAAGGAAAGCTGGGTTGTAGGTTCCGTGAATGTTCGCGACGGCGAAAAGGTTTCCAGCTTTACTCCCATCGTGACCTTGACTCATAAGTCTCCCACCCTGGTCCGCGGCTACATCCACGAAAAGATGTACCAGCGTATGGACCTGGGCGAAAAGGTAAAGATCCGTACCTTGGGCGGTTCCGGCAAGGCTATCGAAGGTAAGGTTGTGGGTCTTTCCAGCCGTATCGTTCCGTTCCCCACCCGTATGTGGAAACTGCCCGAAATGCCGATTTACGGTCGCGAAGTGACCATCTCCATTCCGGCAGACAATCACTTCCTCCTTGGTGAAATGGTAACGATTTCTGAATAG
- a CDS encoding DUF4956 domain-containing protein translates to MLDLLAVQSGTANASLITLAYTLILAFILSSVIAWTYEKTFLGLSYSRNFVQGIVLSSVVAAMVMSAIGDNVGRGLGMMGALSVVRFRTSFKDPRDIMFIFASLGAGIGCGVYAWGAAAGGTLAFCAVAFLLSRTGLGTKHFFDGMLRFAMPNESAPRQAIEDIMRKNIKTYVLITMREVDGGARVDCAYQVRLRANRPAAEILKELSAVEGISDISFMMQDATTEM, encoded by the coding sequence ATGTTAGACCTTTTAGCTGTCCAGTCCGGCACAGCCAACGCTTCTCTGATTACTCTGGCCTACACTCTTATTCTGGCCTTTATTCTTTCTTCCGTTATTGCCTGGACTTACGAAAAGACCTTCCTTGGCCTGTCCTATTCCCGTAATTTTGTTCAGGGTATAGTCCTGAGTTCTGTGGTGGCCGCCATGGTGATGTCTGCCATCGGTGATAACGTAGGACGTGGTCTTGGTATGATGGGTGCCCTTTCCGTGGTTCGCTTCCGTACCAGCTTTAAGGACCCCCGCGACATCATGTTCATTTTCGCTTCCCTGGGCGCCGGTATCGGTTGCGGTGTGTACGCCTGGGGTGCTGCAGCCGGCGGTACCTTGGCCTTCTGCGCTGTAGCTTTCCTCCTTTCCCGTACCGGTCTGGGTACCAAGCACTTCTTTGACGGCATGCTCCGCTTTGCCATGCCCAATGAATCCGCTCCCCGTCAGGCTATCGAAGATATCATGCGCAAGAACATCAAGACCTACGTGCTCATTACCATGCGCGAGGTTGATGGCGGTGCCCGTGTGGATTGCGCCTACCAGGTCCGTCTCCGTGCCAACCGTCCTGCTGCAGAGATCCTGAAGGAACTTTCTGCTGTAGAAGGCATTTCTGACATTAGTTTCATGATGCAAGACGCCACCACGGAAATGTAA
- a CDS encoding VWA domain-containing protein — protein sequence MRFAEPMFLWGLLTLPLFALLFVYAYHRRKKLAARFVSLSMLPKLSTSVSPWRRLAKVLLLLLAIAFLFVALARPQWGRKMEHIERRGLDLVLLQDISLSMLAEDIKPNRLTRSRHEISAFLESLSGDRVGLVAFSGEAQVMVPLTLDYGTVQMMLRELNPGWLMPGTNLENAIRKGMSLYRNAGTGGQYSVMILMSDGEELEAAAVNAAKEAAEMGIRIYTIGIGSREGVPIPVPSRNGEVAYKKDVQGNIVTTRLEDGTLQEIASVTGGLYFYASPGEFQLQKVLTEIASLEKKEQASDRMENYQDRYQIFLGLAALLFLIEALVSERGGRKKMQIGRFN from the coding sequence ATGCGTTTTGCTGAACCGATGTTTTTGTGGGGCTTGCTGACCCTCCCGCTGTTTGCCTTGCTCTTTGTGTACGCCTATCACCGTCGCAAGAAGCTGGCTGCCCGCTTTGTCTCTCTTTCCATGCTGCCGAAGCTTTCCACCTCGGTGTCCCCCTGGCGTAGACTTGCCAAGGTGCTGTTGCTGCTGTTGGCCATCGCCTTCTTGTTTGTGGCTCTGGCTCGACCCCAGTGGGGCCGTAAGATGGAACATATTGAACGTCGCGGTCTGGATCTGGTGCTGCTTCAGGATATTTCCCTTTCCATGTTGGCAGAAGACATCAAGCCGAACCGTCTGACCCGCAGCCGTCACGAGATTTCCGCCTTCCTGGAAAGCCTTTCCGGCGACCGCGTCGGTCTGGTGGCCTTCTCCGGCGAAGCCCAGGTCATGGTTCCCCTGACTCTGGATTACGGTACCGTGCAGATGATGCTCCGTGAACTGAATCCCGGCTGGCTCATGCCCGGCACCAATCTGGAAAACGCTATCCGCAAGGGTATGTCGCTGTACAGGAATGCCGGCACTGGTGGCCAGTATTCCGTCATGATCCTTATGAGCGATGGTGAAGAACTGGAAGCTGCCGCCGTGAATGCCGCCAAGGAAGCCGCAGAAATGGGGATCCGCATCTATACCATCGGTATCGGTTCCCGCGAAGGCGTGCCTATTCCCGTGCCCAGCCGCAATGGGGAAGTGGCCTACAAGAAGGACGTCCAGGGTAACATTGTGACTACCCGCCTTGAAGACGGAACCCTCCAGGAAATCGCCAGCGTCACCGGCGGCCTGTATTTCTATGCCAGTCCCGGTGAGTTCCAGCTCCAGAAGGTGCTGACCGAAATCGCATCCCTCGAAAAGAAGGAACAGGCCAGCGACCGTATGGAAAACTACCAGGACCGTTACCAGATTTTCCTGGGTCTTGCCGCCCTCCTCTTCTTGATAGAGGCTCTCGTATCCGAACGAGGCGGACGTAAAAAAATGCAAATAGGGCGTTTTAACTGA
- a CDS encoding VWA domain-containing protein, translated as MDIGTLHFQNPEAFWLLLLVPILIASYIYRNRRRKSTIKFPALSIAKKAVPSRRVKFRHIVPVLRLAALCCFVFALARPQNAMEVEYTSTDGVDIMLTLDVSGSMGTLDMLTRAEQAKLGVMNAERILKTGAYWKYSRMGYAQEVIADFIKKRHSDRIGLSAFGSRAMTQCPLTLDYGSLLEILGASDELAKDSVIAGRTAIGDGLMNALARLEKSEAKSKVVVLLTDGKDNASVIPPVRAAEVAKSLGVKVYTIGVGKRNGKILAFQQNPWTGDISWGERDITPEEGIDEDVLKAVAQKTGGRFYRAENKDELEKIYSEIDELEKTEIETVAYARYAEKFYPWLLVGALLILLELLLANTRFVRIP; from the coding sequence ATGGATATCGGTACCTTGCATTTTCAGAATCCCGAGGCCTTCTGGCTTCTGCTTCTGGTTCCTATTCTTATTGCCTCTTATATCTACCGCAATAGACGCCGCAAGAGTACCATCAAGTTCCCTGCCCTGTCCATCGCCAAGAAGGCGGTCCCCAGCCGTCGTGTCAAGTTCCGCCACATTGTGCCGGTCCTGCGACTGGCTGCCCTCTGCTGTTTTGTTTTTGCCCTGGCCCGCCCCCAGAATGCCATGGAAGTGGAATACACCTCTACCGATGGCGTCGATATCATGCTGACCTTGGACGTTTCGGGCTCCATGGGTACCTTGGATATGTTGACCCGCGCCGAACAGGCAAAACTTGGGGTCATGAATGCCGAACGAATTTTGAAGACCGGAGCCTACTGGAAGTATAGCCGTATGGGGTACGCTCAGGAGGTCATCGCAGACTTTATAAAGAAGCGCCATAGCGACCGTATCGGCCTGTCGGCCTTTGGTTCCCGCGCCATGACCCAGTGCCCCCTGACTCTGGATTACGGGAGCCTTCTTGAAATCCTGGGCGCCAGCGATGAACTGGCCAAGGATTCCGTTATTGCCGGCCGTACCGCTATCGGTGATGGATTGATGAACGCCCTGGCACGACTCGAAAAGTCCGAGGCCAAGTCCAAGGTGGTGGTCCTCTTGACCGACGGTAAGGATAACGCCAGCGTGATTCCGCCGGTTCGTGCCGCCGAAGTGGCCAAGTCCCTGGGTGTAAAGGTTTATACCATTGGCGTGGGTAAGCGCAATGGCAAGATTCTGGCCTTCCAGCAGAACCCCTGGACAGGGGATATTAGCTGGGGCGAACGTGATATTACCCCCGAAGAAGGTATCGATGAGGATGTTCTGAAGGCTGTTGCCCAGAAGACCGGCGGCCGTTTCTACCGCGCCGAGAACAAGGACGAACTTGAAAAGATCTATTCCGAAATCGATGAACTGGAAAAGACAGAAATCGAGACGGTGGCCTATGCCCGCTATGCAGAAAAGTTTTACCCCTGGTTGTTAGTTGGCGCCCTGTTGATCTTGCTGGAACTGCTCCTCGCCAACACAAGATTCGTGAGGATCCCGTGA
- a CDS encoding fibronectin type III domain-containing protein yields MKKILVPAAAIAMLAACSDNTVVNSFEEAKCKGKITLSVMDGDANTPVAGASVRSQYSAATEKTDSSGYVVFDNNDIGGYIFEVSKSGYATVRSYVSVEETGANDVSRVPDVVQTIPMYKAGVTVSGNVYYRDAETGNLNPAKNVTVILSYPEASIFPSEIEMKTGKDGSYKFEDVAEKVEFSIETVQSTIDEKIYIPENSVSAVGVRTGSSKDMDMLVLKRDSKAPHFLSSNLSKMDTDKNIELTFSTALDADSLLNNWTVKRNGYAVLTTQSLSKDKKTVVIEPVSGSWSDDASYTVNGVAYSKEGGKVVYSDVFTIGSVALPGQVSNLKVFVDTTGYDPEYEEDYGYSDSELLAMMNLNLTWKAPTGDVDTYEIYYKTDESNDFVQFTYTSSTSYSETLTNLPSSITSAEKVSFYVLPKNKTGMANPEEAKPVSWTVVKF; encoded by the coding sequence ATGAAAAAGATTCTCGTTCCCGCAGCTGCTATTGCTATGCTCGCAGCCTGCTCCGACAACACTGTCGTCAATTCTTTTGAAGAAGCCAAGTGCAAGGGCAAGATTACCCTGTCCGTGATGGATGGCGATGCCAACACTCCGGTCGCTGGTGCTTCTGTCCGCTCTCAGTACAGTGCCGCAACCGAAAAGACTGATTCCAGCGGTTATGTCGTTTTTGACAATAACGATATCGGTGGCTACATCTTCGAAGTTTCCAAGAGCGGTTACGCAACTGTCCGTTCCTATGTCAGCGTCGAAGAAACCGGTGCAAACGACGTGTCCCGCGTTCCTGACGTGGTGCAGACCATTCCCATGTACAAGGCTGGCGTCACCGTTTCCGGTAACGTCTACTACCGCGATGCCGAAACTGGCAACCTGAATCCGGCCAAGAACGTGACCGTGATCCTTTCTTACCCCGAAGCTTCCATCTTCCCGTCTGAAATCGAAATGAAGACTGGCAAGGATGGCTCCTACAAGTTCGAAGACGTGGCCGAAAAGGTTGAGTTTAGCATCGAAACTGTTCAGTCTACCATCGACGAAAAGATCTACATTCCCGAAAATTCCGTTTCCGCTGTGGGTGTCCGTACCGGTTCTTCCAAGGATATGGACATGCTGGTCCTGAAGCGTGACTCCAAGGCTCCTCACTTCCTGAGCAGCAATCTCAGCAAGATGGATACCGACAAGAACATCGAACTGACCTTCTCTACCGCTCTGGATGCAGACTCCCTGCTGAACAACTGGACTGTCAAGCGTAACGGTTATGCTGTTCTTACCACCCAGTCTCTGTCTAAGGACAAGAAGACTGTGGTTATCGAACCGGTTTCCGGTAGCTGGAGCGATGACGCTTCCTACACCGTTAACGGTGTTGCCTACAGCAAGGAAGGTGGCAAGGTTGTCTACTCTGACGTATTCACCATCGGTTCCGTTGCCCTGCCTGGTCAGGTCTCCAACTTGAAGGTCTTTGTGGATACCACCGGCTATGATCCTGAATACGAAGAAGACTATGGCTATAGCGATTCTGAACTCCTGGCCATGATGAACTTGAACCTGACCTGGAAGGCTCCCACTGGTGATGTAGATACCTACGAAATCTACTACAAGACCGACGAATCCAACGATTTCGTCCAGTTCACCTACACGTCTTCCACCAGCTACTCTGAAACTCTGACTAACCTGCCTTCTTCTATCACTTCTGCTGAAAAGGTTTCCTTCTACGTGCTGCCCAAGAACAAGACTGGCATGGCAAACCCCGAAGAAGCAAAGCCCGTAAGCTGGACTGTGGTTAAATTCTAA
- a CDS encoding alpha/beta fold hydrolase: MAEILSVKTEKFEMEYAKFGDGPKTFIIIPGLSLKNVLNSASSVEVGYKIFKQDYTCYLFDRIKNPPEVYPISQMAEDLAETLKVLGIKDADVFGSSQGGMVAQYMAINHPELIRKLVLGSSSSRAEPRQLECIGGWTDMAIEGRAEELVNSFIDNCFSKEFVDRWRKVLLKMNSGVTPEEMHRFSIMSAACAGVDTYDDLGKIRCPVYVIAAGNDSVVTTVASEKIFAKLQAENVPSEFFMYEGLGHAAYDENHEYKQKILDFFNKA, from the coding sequence ATGGCAGAAATCCTATCGGTAAAAACCGAAAAATTTGAAATGGAATACGCTAAGTTTGGTGATGGCCCCAAGACGTTCATCATTATTCCTGGTCTTAGCCTCAAGAATGTGTTGAACTCGGCTTCGTCGGTTGAAGTTGGCTATAAGATTTTTAAGCAGGACTATACCTGCTACCTTTTTGATCGAATCAAGAACCCTCCGGAAGTGTACCCCATTTCGCAAATGGCCGAAGACCTGGCCGAAACCCTCAAGGTTCTCGGAATCAAGGACGCTGACGTTTTTGGTTCGTCACAGGGCGGCATGGTGGCCCAGTACATGGCCATCAACCATCCGGAACTGATCCGTAAGCTGGTACTTGGTTCTTCCTCTTCCCGTGCGGAACCCCGCCAGCTGGAATGTATCGGTGGCTGGACCGACATGGCTATTGAAGGCCGTGCCGAGGAACTGGTGAATTCCTTCATCGACAACTGCTTCAGCAAGGAATTCGTGGATCGCTGGCGCAAGGTGCTGCTGAAAATGAATTCCGGTGTGACTCCCGAAGAAATGCATCGTTTTTCCATTATGTCTGCCGCCTGTGCCGGAGTGGATACTTACGATGACTTGGGCAAGATCAGGTGTCCGGTCTATGTGATCGCTGCCGGTAATGACTCCGTAGTCACGACTGTTGCTTCCGAAAAGATTTTTGCCAAGCTCCAGGCCGAAAACGTCCCCAGCGAATTCTTCATGTATGAGGGGCTGGGCCATGCCGCCTATGACGAAAATCACGAGTATAAGCAAAAAATTCTGGATTTTTTCAATAAGGCTTAA